Proteins from a genomic interval of Merismopedia glauca CCAP 1448/3:
- the panD gene encoding aspartate 1-decarboxylase has translation MQRTLLLAKIHSCTLTSANLHYMGSISIDRTLLEAAGILPYEQVQVVNVANGERFITYAIAAPPGSGAIELNGAAARLGVKGDRLIIMTYAQVSPQEIPQHHPQVVLVDEQNRLLEVRRYDDILR, from the coding sequence ATGCAACGCACGCTCCTGTTAGCCAAAATTCATAGCTGTACCCTCACTAGTGCTAATTTGCACTATATGGGTAGTATTAGTATCGATCGCACTTTGCTAGAAGCGGCGGGAATTTTACCCTATGAGCAAGTACAAGTGGTGAATGTAGCTAACGGGGAGCGATTTATTACCTATGCTATCGCTGCTCCCCCAGGCTCTGGTGCGATAGAATTGAATGGAGCGGCAGCCAGATTGGGCGTGAAGGGCGATCGCCTCATCATTATGACATATGCTCAAGTTAGTCCTCAAGAAATCCCTCAGCACCATCCTCAAGTGGTACTGGTAGATGAGCAAAATCGCCTGTTAGAAGTCCGTCGTTATGATGATATACTTCGTTGA
- a CDS encoding CDP-alcohol phosphatidyltransferase family protein: MKLTKLPQLLVVLRFGIAPLLLTDALDGRTTIWFILGYIIAFFSDIFDGIIARRLGVSTVGLRQADSIADVCLYISIAICVWLVHPEIIIDFKTPLLIAIAAQLILYAISLIKFRKPPSFHTYTAKAWGISLFIATIGIFGFNWGNGLWLAIAFCLINTIEEIAMTLILPEWHHDILSIFHAWELKKHQRSISS, encoded by the coding sequence TTGAAACTGACAAAATTACCGCAGTTATTGGTGGTTTTGAGATTTGGAATCGCCCCTTTACTTTTAACAGATGCTTTAGATGGGAGAACAACTATTTGGTTTATTTTGGGTTATATAATTGCTTTTTTTTCCGATATATTTGACGGCATAATTGCCCGTAGATTAGGGGTAAGTACCGTTGGTTTGCGTCAAGCAGATAGTATAGCAGACGTGTGTTTATATATCTCAATTGCCATCTGTGTTTGGTTAGTACATCCTGAAATAATCATTGATTTTAAAACCCCATTACTAATAGCTATTGCGGCTCAATTAATTTTATATGCAATTAGTTTAATTAAGTTTCGCAAGCCTCCCAGTTTTCATACTTACACTGCTAAAGCTTGGGGAATATCTTTATTTATTGCCACTATTGGTATCTTTGGATTTAACTGGGGAAATGGTTTGTGGTTAGCGATCGCTTTTTGCTTAATCAATACCATCGAAGAAATCGCTATGACCCTCATTTTACCTGAATGGCATCACGATATTTTGAGTATTTTTCATGCCTGGGAACTCAAAAAACATCAACGAAGTATATCATCATAA
- a CDS encoding inorganic diphosphatase, translated as MDLSRIPPQPKPGIINVLIEITAGSKNKYEFDKDLNAFALDRVLYSSVQYPYDYGFVPNTLADDGDPLDGMVIMDQPTFPGCVIAARPIGMLEMIDGGDRDEKILCVPDKDPRYAQVKSLKDIAPHKLDEIAEFFETYKNLEKKVTEILGWKDVDAVAPLVEECIKAGSAKG; from the coding sequence GTGGATCTATCACGCATTCCCCCCCAACCCAAGCCTGGAATTATTAACGTTTTAATTGAAATTACCGCAGGTAGCAAGAACAAGTACGAGTTTGACAAGGATTTAAACGCATTTGCTCTAGATCGAGTTTTATATTCCTCGGTACAATACCCTTACGATTACGGTTTTGTACCCAATACTTTAGCTGATGATGGCGATCCTCTAGATGGCATGGTAATTATGGATCAACCAACATTTCCAGGTTGCGTGATTGCGGCTCGCCCAATTGGAATGTTAGAAATGATAGATGGTGGCGATCGCGACGAGAAAATTCTCTGCGTCCCCGACAAAGATCCTCGCTATGCTCAAGTGAAGTCTTTGAAAGATATTGCTCCTCACAAATTAGATGAAATTGCCGAATTCTTCGAGACATACAAAAATCTAGAGAAGAAAGTCACCGAAATTCTAGGCTGGAAAGATGTAGATGCAGTTGCGCCTCTAGTAGAAGAGTGTATCAAAGCTGGTAGCGCCAAAGGCTAA